One part of the Dysidea avara chromosome 10, odDysAvar1.4, whole genome shotgun sequence genome encodes these proteins:
- the LOC136269032 gene encoding putative transporter svop-1 codes for MSGVVRWFKSGKAVLTKFKPLTEDAAEDEDDQEMVVLPTETKQQDDEELPGVFTVEDVVDKLGFGLFQVLLCLFSGSIWVVEAFEVMILSILSGALKCQWNLDYAQEATITMVVFFGFLVGSPIWGTVADRFGRKKALLTIQVLGFIFGIASAFSPNYYVMLLLRGLVGFTIGGGFLGPAYCAEFLPARTRAVILCLIQISWAVGSVMEALLALVVMTSIDHEPWRWLLGFSALPLLVVALVFPLVPESPRYLIYRGMEEKAKKVLATVAKVNCKSISVGRLVTEEEKERLLKERNQNSVPTEDVVESVAVETEIDSTTETTSNGTLPHARTIETTELTVVSSDNDSDSELLLDEDTQKQDTRRRTLSWSHGKKIVTIKLVSYYRWIQILFKNGWWKTTLLLWYLWFAANIIYYGGTLLTTSLFQHDEHCGLDSNDTNGTDGCKVLTKSDYIYIMWTTCAEFPGTLWIIVILLIVGRKKSMAITALLTTVCYGLLFLCLNQTALTLFLFGVRGFGSGFFQAIYLYTPEVYPTAVRAIGMALCSCVSRIGSMIAPYIAQTLLASNSIATISLFVIFSLLSALAALLLPIETKGRAMKDTGG; via the exons ATGATGAAGAACTGCCGGGTGTGTTTACAGTAGAAGATGTTGTGGACAAGTTGGGATTTGGATTATTTCAAGTCCTCTTGTGTTTATTTTCAGGATCCATTTGG GTGGTGGAAGCATTTGAAGTAATGATCTTGTCCATCCTATCTGGAGCACTGAAGTGTCAGTGGAACTTGGACTATGCCCAGGAGGCCACCATCACTATG GTTGTGTTCTTTGGATTCTTAGTTGGCAGTCCAATATGGGGTACTGTAGCTGACAGGTTTGGCAGGAAAAag GCACTTCTTACGATACAGGTGTTGGGATTCATCTTTGGTATAGCCAGTGCCTTCTCTCCCAACTATTATGTCATGCTGTTACTGAGAGGACTAGTTGGGTTTACTATTGGAGGAGGATTTCTTGG GCCAGCTTACTGTGCTGAGTTTCTACCTGCTCGCACTAGAGCTGTCATTTTGTGCCTAATACAG ATATCCTGGGCTGTAGGGTCAGTGATGGAGGCATTACTGGCACTAGTGGTGATGACTAGTATTGATCATGAACCTTGGAGGTGGTTGTTAGGTTTCTCTGCTCTTCCTCTCTTGGTAGTTGCACTGGTGTTTCCA CTTGTCCCTGAGTCTCCTCGGTACCTCATTTATCGTGGGATGGAAGAAAAAGCAAAGAAGGTGTTGGCAACAGTTGCCAAGGTGAACTGTAAATCAATATCGGTGGGAAGACTGGTCACTGAAGAGGAAAAGGAACGACTGTTGAAGGAGAGAAACCAGAACAGTGTACCAACAGAAGATGTTGTAGAGTCTGTAGCAGTAGAAACAGAAATTGACTCAACTACTGAAACAACTAGTAATGGAACATTACCACATGCAAGAACTATTGAGACAACAGAGCTCACAGTAGTATCATCAGATAATGATAGTGATAGTGAATTATTGTTGGATGAAGACACACAAAAACAGGACACACGTAGAAGGACATTATCCTGGTCTCATGGTAAGAAAATCGTCACCATCAAACTGGTCAGTTATTATCGCTGGATACAAATTCTATTCAAAAATGGCTGGTGGAAGACCACACTATTGTTGTGGTACTTATG GTTTGCTGCTAATATTATCTATTATGGAGGTACTCTATTGACCACATCATTGTTCCAACATGATGAACACTGCG GACTCGATAGTAATGACACTAACGGCACTGATGGTTGTAAGGTGCTAACAAAATCTGATTACATCTATATTATGTGGACCACTTGTGCTGAGTTTCCAG GTACACTGTGGATaatagtgattttattgattgtTGGGAGGAAGAAATCAATGGCAATAACAGCACTACTAACTACTGTGTGTTATGGCTTGTTGTTCCTCTGTCTTAACCA AACTGCATTAACCCTGTTCCTGTTCGGTGTTCGTGGATTTGGTTCTGGCTTCTTTCAAGCAATTTATCTCTACACACCTGAG GTGTACCCCACTGCTGTTAGAGCTATTGGTATGGCACTATGTTCCTGTGTCAGTCGAATTGGTTCAATGATTGCACCATATATTGCCCAG ACTTTACTGGCATCCAACTCTATAGCAACTATCAGCTTGTTTGTAATCTTTTCACTATTATCAGCATTGGCAGCATTGTTATTGCCAATAGAGACCAAAGGAAGAGCAATGAAG gaCACTGGAGGGTGA